From Helicobacter ganmani, one genomic window encodes:
- a CDS encoding P-II family nitrogen regulator has protein sequence MNKICKVEIITRSEKLNILKDSLAQKGIKGMTVSNVMGAGNQKGKTEIYRGNETTIDLLPKIRIEIITKESLLQAIIEVAKTTLKTGSAGDGKIIILPVSNVIRIRTGQEGEDAI, from the coding sequence ATGAATAAAATTTGCAAAGTTGAGATTATTACGCGTTCGGAGAAACTAAATATTTTGAAAGATTCTTTGGCTCAAAAAGGTATCAAGGGAATGACTGTGAGTAATGTAATGGGTGCAGGAAATCAAAAAGGTAAAACGGAAATCTATCGCGGTAATGAAACGACGATTGATTTGTTGCCAAAAATTCGCATAGAAATCATCACCAAAGAAAGCCTGCTTCAAGCAATTATTGAGGTGGCAAAAACGACTTTAAAAACAGGGAGCGCAGGGGACGGCAAGATTATTATTTTGCCTGTTAGCAATGTGATTAGGATTCGCACAGGTCAAGAGGGAGAAGATGCAATTTAA
- a CDS encoding ammonium transporter: protein MKAILLFFGLYGFVFGADSEVSAVDTLFLIGCSGLVLLMTPALGMFYGGMVNRGSVLSTMINCVVFFALICIQWVILGYTLAFGDDIGQLIGNLNHLFLGNIQDSTIGLVSENLFVFFQMLFAVIGAAIITGSFVERMRFGVLLIFILCWSTLVYDVLAHWVWGGGWLMKIGSLDFAGGGVVHIAAGVAGLVGCLMLGKRKFKKGILPHSLPLSFVGAIFLWIGWLGFNTGSALSVNSVAVNAFLTTNFAVAGAMISWMIIEWTKYGKPTLLGSITGIVAGLVAITPSAGFVTPFSAIVIGFFVSPICFFAISAMKSKFGYDDTLDAFGLHGVGGIWGGIATGLFATSSVNEIVSKEAAGEGLLYGGDWSLLCVQIVAIIACFALSAVVSFVVLKIMSVFVLLRVEEVQEENGLDQSLHGEIAYR from the coding sequence ATGAAAGCAATCTTATTATTTTTCGGTTTATATGGCTTTGTCTTTGGTGCAGATTCCGAAGTTTCTGCTGTGGATACTTTGTTTTTGATAGGGTGTTCGGGGTTGGTGCTATTGATGACGCCGGCACTTGGAATGTTTTATGGTGGAATGGTGAATCGCGGCAGTGTCTTGAGCACAATGATAAATTGTGTGGTGTTTTTTGCGCTAATTTGCATTCAATGGGTTATTTTGGGCTATACTCTTGCGTTTGGAGATGATATAGGGCAGTTGATTGGAAATCTAAATCATCTTTTTTTGGGCAATATCCAAGATTCTACGATTGGTTTAGTTTCTGAAAATCTTTTTGTATTTTTTCAAATGCTTTTTGCTGTGATTGGCGCGGCGATTATCACGGGTTCATTTGTAGAGCGTATGCGCTTTGGAGTGTTGCTGATTTTTATCCTTTGTTGGAGTACTTTAGTTTATGATGTTTTGGCGCATTGGGTATGGGGTGGAGGTTGGCTTATGAAGATTGGCTCTCTTGATTTTGCAGGTGGCGGTGTAGTGCATATTGCAGCAGGTGTAGCGGGGCTTGTAGGCTGTTTAATGCTTGGCAAACGCAAATTCAAAAAAGGAATCCTCCCGCATAGTTTGCCCCTCTCTTTTGTCGGCGCGATTTTCTTATGGATTGGTTGGCTTGGATTCAACACAGGAAGTGCGCTTAGTGTAAATTCTGTCGCAGTCAATGCGTTTTTGACAACAAACTTTGCAGTAGCAGGTGCGATGATTTCGTGGATGATTATAGAATGGACGAAATATGGCAAACCTACTTTGCTAGGCAGTATTACAGGGATTGTGGCAGGGCTTGTGGCGATTACTCCCTCTGCGGGATTCGTAACACCATTTTCTGCAATCGTGATTGGGTTTTTTGTTTCTCCTATTTGCTTTTTTGCCATTAGTGCGATGAAGTCTAAGTTTGGTTATGATGATACGCTTGACGCATTCGGATTGCACGGAGTAGGAGGGATTTGGGGTGGAATCGCAACAGGACTTTTTGCGACAAGCTCGGTTAATGAAATCGTAAGCAAGGAAGCTGCAGGTGAGGGTTTGCTATATGGCGGAGATTGGAGTTTGCTCTGCGTGCAGATTGTCGCAATTATCGCGTGCTTCGCGCTTTCGGCTGTGGTTAGTTTTGTGGTGCTAAAAATAATGAGTGTTTTTGTGCTCTTGCGTGTAGAGGAAGTGCAAGAGGAAAATGGTTTAGACCAGTCTTTACACGGAGAAATTGCCTACCGATAG
- a CDS encoding SLC5/6 family protein gives MQWNRFDTRWTLSLFGTAVGAGILFLPIRAGTGGFYPVVLMSFLIFPMVWLSHRALSRFVNESKNTEHDITHAAEEYWGRGISFFITLLYFFAIYPICLAYGVGITNTFASFFVHQLNLISLYDPNTMTLYPLARAGLAFVLVSAMMAIMVFKVETITKACNALVYPLCAVLFAFSLYLIPYWKLESLQKIPSFEELIQVVWLTLPVLVFAFNHSPAISTFTLNVRKTYHNSQEKANQILFRTAILLLVFVMFFVFSCILCLNAEDFAQAREANIPILSYFANQFQTPIIALGAPLVAFLAIVSSFFGHYFGAFEGLNGIIRKAIKLSGNEAPDLRSIKIFSTLFMYFTIILVAYLNPSILGFIEDLGGPIIAAILFLMPIIAIWSVGKLKKYKNPLLDGFVFITGLLTITSVVYKFFL, from the coding sequence ATGCAATGGAATCGCTTTGACACACGTTGGACACTCTCACTTTTTGGCACTGCAGTAGGTGCTGGAATATTGTTTTTACCTATTCGCGCAGGCACTGGAGGATTCTATCCTGTGGTGTTAATGAGTTTTCTCATCTTTCCTATGGTGTGGCTCTCACACCGCGCACTTAGTCGCTTCGTCAATGAATCCAAAAATACAGAACACGACATTACACACGCGGCAGAGGAATATTGGGGACGCGGAATCAGTTTTTTTATCACACTTCTTTATTTCTTTGCGATTTATCCTATTTGTCTTGCCTATGGAGTGGGCATTACCAACACTTTTGCAAGTTTTTTCGTTCATCAGCTAAACCTTATTAGTCTTTATGACCCAAACACGATGACGCTTTATCCTCTTGCGCGTGCTGGACTTGCTTTTGTGCTCGTAAGTGCGATGATGGCAATAATGGTATTCAAAGTAGAAACAATTACCAAAGCTTGTAATGCACTCGTCTATCCTTTGTGTGCAGTGCTTTTCGCATTTTCTCTCTACCTAATTCCCTATTGGAAACTAGAATCGCTACAAAAAATACCAAGTTTTGAGGAACTAATCCAAGTTGTTTGGCTTACTTTGCCTGTGCTTGTATTTGCTTTCAATCATTCCCCTGCAATTTCCACCTTCACACTTAACGTGCGCAAAACCTATCATAACTCACAAGAAAAGGCAAATCAAATTCTCTTTCGCACCGCAATTTTATTGCTTGTTTTTGTGATGTTCTTTGTCTTTTCTTGTATTTTGTGTCTCAATGCGGAGGATTTCGCCCAAGCAAGGGAGGCAAATATTCCAATTCTTTCTTATTTTGCAAATCAATTCCAAACGCCCATTATTGCTTTAGGCGCACCACTTGTGGCATTTTTGGCGATTGTTAGCTCATTTTTTGGACATTATTTTGGAGCATTTGAGGGCTTGAATGGAATCATAAGAAAAGCCATTAAACTAAGCGGCAATGAAGCACCAGATCTCCGCAGTATCAAAATTTTTAGCACTTTATTTATGTATTTTACAATTATTCTTGTTGCTTATCTTAATCCTAGCATTTTGGGCTTCATTGAAGATTTAGGAGGTCCAATCATTGCAGCAATTTTGTTTTTAATGCCCATCATCGCAATTTGGAGTGTAGGAAAACTCAAAAAATATAAAAATCCCTTATTGGACGGATTCGTATTCATCACGGGACTTTTGACAATTACAAGTGTTGTTTATAAGTTTTTCTTGTAA
- a CDS encoding low molecular weight protein-tyrosine-phosphatase translates to MAIHSILFVCLGNICRSPLAEGIARKLVKEAGLSLYIDSAGTSGWHIDEPPCEHSIMVGKRHGIDISHLKGRKVSVYGDLDFDLIIAMDKQNYHDLLQLGFPKEKLALMGDFGLKGKEIPDPYYFKDLDGFEKVYSMLESAIYELISVVVKKY, encoded by the coding sequence ATGGCGATTCATTCTATTTTGTTTGTGTGTTTGGGAAATATTTGTCGCTCGCCTTTGGCAGAAGGAATTGCGAGGAAGCTTGTAAAAGAAGCGGGATTGTCTTTGTATATAGATTCTGCAGGAACGAGTGGGTGGCATATTGACGAGCCACCCTGCGAGCATTCTATTATGGTAGGTAAGCGACACGGGATTGATATTTCCCATCTTAAAGGGCGCAAAGTTAGTGTGTATGGCGATTTGGATTTTGATTTGATTATTGCAATGGATAAGCAAAACTATCACGACTTATTGCAGTTAGGTTTTCCAAAAGAAAAACTTGCTTTAATGGGAGATTTTGGCTTAAAAGGAAAAGAGATTCCAGACCCTTATTATTTTAAGGATTTAGACGGCTTTGAAAAAGTCTATTCTATGTTAGAAAGTGCAATTTACGAGTTAATTTCTGTTGTTGTAAAAAAATATTGA
- a CDS encoding aspartate-semialdehyde dehydrogenase: MKKFNIAVVGATGAVGEEIFRVLGERNLPINKLVPLASARSVGKEVEFGDERIKVKELTHEIFEEENIEIAFFSAGGSISAEFAPSAARAGAVVIDNTSHFRMQEDVPLVVPEVNPQDIALWEKTGIIANPNCSTIQMVQVLEPLHRAFGIKRVDVSTYQAVSGAGKKGMEELVTQMQKFFDFSLEECEPKAFPHRIALNVIPHIDVFLGNDYTKEEMKMVNETNKIMHSDFAVSATCVRVPVLRSHSEAITIKFAREVSAKEAQEVLRKAESVVLIDNPQEKSYPMPIIATDRDETYVGRIRVDNYDKRILHLWCVADQIRVGAATNAVRIAQKWIAMQS, translated from the coding sequence ATGAAAAAATTTAATATTGCTGTTGTAGGTGCAACTGGCGCGGTAGGAGAAGAAATTTTTAGGGTTTTGGGTGAGCGCAATTTGCCGATTAACAAACTTGTGCCATTAGCAAGTGCGCGCAGTGTGGGCAAAGAGGTAGAGTTTGGAGATGAGAGGATTAAAGTCAAAGAGCTAACCCACGAAATTTTTGAAGAAGAGAACATTGAGATTGCTTTCTTTTCTGCTGGTGGAAGCATTAGTGCGGAGTTTGCTCCAAGTGCGGCGAGGGCTGGTGCGGTCGTGATTGATAACACAAGCCATTTTAGAATGCAAGAAGATGTGCCACTTGTCGTACCTGAAGTCAATCCACAAGATATTGCCTTATGGGAGAAAACAGGAATTATTGCAAATCCTAATTGCTCCACAATCCAAATGGTACAAGTCTTAGAGCCACTGCATAGAGCCTTTGGAATCAAGCGTGTAGATGTTAGCACTTATCAAGCGGTTTCGGGTGCAGGTAAAAAGGGAATGGAAGAGCTTGTAACACAAATGCAAAAATTCTTTGATTTTAGCTTAGAGGAATGCGAGCCAAAGGCATTTCCACACAGAATTGCATTAAATGTGATTCCGCATATTGATGTATTTTTGGGCAATGACTATACCAAAGAAGAAATGAAAATGGTGAATGAAACAAATAAAATTATGCATAGTGATTTTGCAGTAAGTGCGACTTGTGTGCGTGTGCCTGTGCTTAGAAGTCATAGTGAAGCTATTACTATTAAATTTGCGCGTGAAGTGAGTGCCAAAGAAGCACAAGAAGTGTTGAGGAAAGCGGAAAGTGTTGTATTGATTGATAATCCACAAGAAAAATCTTATCCTATGCCGATTATTGCTACAGATAGAGACGAAACCTATGTGGGTAGAATCCGTGTAGATAATTATGATAAACGCATTTTACATCTTTGGTGTGTTGCAGACCAAATCCGCGTGGGTGCAGCAACAAATGCAGTGAGAATTGCACAAAAATGGATTGCAATGCAGAGTTAA
- a CDS encoding sigma-54-dependent transcriptional regulator codes for MKLAIVEDDINMRKSLEIALGEYDEFEVVSFKSAKDALKKLDDSIDLVITDINMPQMDGLEFLKVLNGRYEALIITGNATLSKAIDSIRLGVKDFLTKPFEIETLVEAILRAKKAQEVIAKASKKPVKAGKSNDKITENKQFISSSPALEKSLKLANKAAKTAASVLLLGESGVGKELFANYIHQNSPRAQMPFVALNMAAIPDNLLESELFGYEKGAFTDATEGRAGKFEVANGGSIFLDEIGEMPASLQAKLLRVLQEKEVVRLGSSKPIKVDIRFIAATNADIQKKIQKGEFREDLFFRLQTIPIRIPPLRERAEEIIPLCEWKLEQVDKQYGVGKKHWGKGAQEQLLAYRWPGNIRELLSVIERAAILCEGEEIMVEDLFLSSRESGGKKKIANLEEELIYEALKASDSDVDSAAGLLGFKKELLLSKMERYNIKL; via the coding sequence ATGAAATTAGCTATCGTTGAAGATGATATTAATATGCGAAAATCTCTTGAAATTGCATTAGGGGAATACGATGAATTTGAGGTTGTAAGCTTCAAAAGTGCGAAAGATGCGCTTAAAAAGCTTGATGATAGTATAGATTTAGTCATCACAGATATTAATATGCCCCAAATGGACGGCTTGGAGTTTTTAAAAGTCCTAAATGGGCGTTATGAGGCACTCATTATCACAGGGAATGCAACTTTGAGTAAGGCGATTGATTCCATTCGTTTAGGCGTGAAAGATTTTTTGACGAAGCCATTTGAGATTGAAACTCTCGTGGAAGCGATTTTGCGTGCTAAAAAAGCACAAGAAGTAATAGCAAAGGCAAGCAAGAAACCAGTAAAAGCTGGAAAATCAAACGATAAAATCACTGAAAATAAGCAGTTTATCTCAAGCTCACCTGCGTTAGAAAAATCGCTTAAACTCGCAAATAAAGCTGCCAAAACCGCTGCTTCTGTGCTTTTGCTTGGAGAAAGTGGAGTGGGAAAAGAATTGTTTGCAAATTATATTCATCAAAACTCTCCTAGAGCGCAAATGCCCTTTGTTGCGCTAAATATGGCTGCGATTCCAGATAATTTGCTAGAATCTGAACTTTTTGGTTATGAAAAGGGAGCATTTACAGATGCCACAGAGGGCAGGGCTGGGAAGTTTGAAGTAGCCAATGGCGGAAGCATTTTTTTAGATGAAATCGGCGAAATGCCCGCTTCCTTGCAAGCGAAACTTTTGCGTGTTTTACAAGAAAAAGAAGTTGTGCGTTTGGGAAGTTCAAAGCCTATCAAGGTGGATATTCGCTTCATTGCCGCAACAAATGCAGATATTCAAAAAAAGATTCAAAAAGGCGAATTTCGGGAGGATTTGTTTTTTAGATTGCAAACGATTCCGATTCGTATTCCACCTTTGCGGGAGAGGGCAGAAGAGATTATTCCGCTGTGCGAATGGAAATTAGAGCAAGTGGATAAACAATATGGCGTAGGCAAAAAACATTGGGGAAAGGGAGCGCAAGAACAATTACTTGCTTATCGTTGGCCCGGTAATATTCGTGAGTTACTCTCTGTGATAGAGCGCGCAGCAATTCTATGTGAGGGAGAGGAGATTATGGTAGAGGATTTGTTCTTAAGCTCTCGCGAGAGTGGAGGTAAAAAGAAAATTGCTAATTTAGAGGAAGAGCTGATTTATGAAGCTCTTAAGGCGAGTGATTCTGATGTAGATAGTGCAGCAGGGTTATTGGGATTCAAAAAAGAGTTGCTTTTAAGCAAAATGGAACGTTATAATATTAAACTCTAA
- the gyrA gene encoding DNA gyrase subunit A, translating into MSDLLNQDIQNVNIEDSIKESYLDYSMSVIVGRALPDARDGLKPVHRRILYAMYELGVTSRVAYKKSARIVGDVIGKYHPHGDTAVYDALVRMAQDFSMRLELVDGQGNFGSIDGDSAAAMRYTEARMTQAAEELLRDIDKDTVDFLPNYDDTLQEPDILPSRLPNLLINGSNGIAVGMATNIPPHRVDEIIDALVYLIDNPKAPLEEVLQFIEGPDFPTGGIIYGKSGIREAYEGGRGRIKIRAKTHIEKTKTKDIIVIDEIPYQVNKARLVEQIAELAKDKVIEGISEVRDESDRDGIRVVVELKREAMSEIVLNHLFKSTPMESTFGIILLAIHNKEPKVFTLLELLELFISHRKSVVIRRSIFELEKAKARAHILEGLKVALENIDEIVALIRASSDPKVAKEGLVSKFNLSEIQAQAILDMRLQRLTGLERDKIENEYQELLKEIARLSEILKSEAKLNAIIKEELSESKEKFSTKRKTAIEEDYENIDMEDLIPNEPVVVTMSHRGYVKRVPVRTYEKQNRGGKGKISANTHEDDFIESFFVSDTHDTIMFITNKGQLYWLKVYRIPEASRTAIGKAVVNLINLSSDEKIMATITTKDFNEDKSIAFFTKNGIIKRTNLSEFKNIRSVGVRAINLDENDELVTAKIIYPSIKEILVVTYEGMCVRFGVENVREIGRVARGVTAIKFKMPNDYVIGATAIIDENEEILSVSEKGIGKRTEVNEYRITNRGGKGVIAMKLTGKTGKLVGVVNVDEKMDLMVLTSSGKMIRVDMQSIRKAGRATSGVIIVNVDDDKVVSIARCPKEEKESEVREGDEGEEAKLLGGDNLE; encoded by the coding sequence ATGTCAGACCTACTTAATCAAGATATTCAAAATGTTAATATAGAGGATTCCATTAAAGAAAGCTATTTGGATTATTCTATGAGCGTTATTGTAGGACGCGCATTGCCTGATGCAAGAGACGGATTGAAACCTGTGCATCGTAGGATTCTATATGCGATGTATGAACTAGGTGTTACTTCAAGAGTTGCTTATAAAAAAAGTGCAAGAATCGTAGGAGATGTTATCGGTAAATACCATCCACACGGAGATACCGCAGTTTATGACGCATTAGTTCGAATGGCGCAAGATTTTTCTATGCGATTAGAGCTTGTAGATGGGCAAGGAAACTTCGGAAGTATTGATGGTGATAGTGCGGCGGCAATGCGTTATACTGAAGCAAGAATGACGCAAGCAGCCGAGGAGTTACTCCGTGATATTGATAAAGACACCGTGGATTTCTTGCCAAACTATGATGACACTTTGCAAGAGCCAGATATTTTGCCAAGTCGCTTGCCAAATTTATTGATTAATGGTTCTAATGGAATCGCAGTAGGAATGGCGACAAACATTCCGCCCCACCGCGTAGATGAGATTATAGACGCGTTAGTTTATTTGATTGATAACCCCAAAGCTCCATTAGAAGAGGTTTTGCAGTTTATTGAGGGTCCAGATTTTCCAACCGGTGGGATTATTTATGGCAAAAGTGGAATTCGCGAAGCCTATGAGGGCGGACGCGGACGCATTAAAATCCGCGCGAAAACGCATATTGAAAAAACTAAAACCAAAGATATTATCGTAATTGATGAGATTCCTTATCAAGTTAATAAAGCGCGCCTTGTAGAGCAGATTGCCGAACTCGCTAAAGACAAGGTAATTGAGGGAATCTCTGAAGTGCGTGATGAATCCGATCGCGACGGAATCCGAGTCGTTGTAGAGTTAAAGCGCGAAGCAATGAGCGAAATCGTGCTAAATCATCTCTTTAAATCCACGCCAATGGAATCTACTTTTGGAATCATTTTGCTTGCAATCCACAACAAAGAACCAAAGGTTTTCACACTTTTAGAATTGTTGGAACTTTTTATTTCTCATCGCAAAAGTGTAGTGATTCGCCGAAGCATTTTTGAACTAGAGAAGGCTAAAGCTAGAGCGCATATTTTAGAGGGCTTAAAGGTTGCCTTAGAAAATATAGATGAGATTGTAGCTTTAATCCGCGCAAGTAGCGACCCAAAAGTCGCTAAAGAGGGCTTAGTAAGCAAGTTTAATCTAAGTGAGATTCAAGCACAGGCTATTTTAGATATGCGTTTGCAAAGATTAACAGGCTTAGAGCGCGATAAAATAGAAAATGAATATCAGGAGCTTTTAAAGGAGATTGCACGATTGAGTGAAATCTTGAAAAGTGAGGCGAAATTAAATGCAATTATCAAAGAGGAATTGTCAGAATCCAAAGAGAAGTTTTCAACAAAGCGAAAAACTGCGATTGAAGAGGATTATGAGAACATTGATATGGAGGATTTGATTCCTAATGAGCCTGTTGTCGTAACAATGAGCCATCGCGGCTATGTTAAACGCGTGCCAGTGCGCACTTATGAGAAACAAAACCGCGGAGGTAAGGGAAAAATCTCCGCAAATACGCACGAGGACGACTTTATTGAGAGCTTTTTTGTATCTGATACACACGATACGATTATGTTTATTACTAACAAAGGGCAGCTTTATTGGCTCAAGGTTTATAGAATCCCAGAGGCGAGCAGGACAGCAATTGGTAAGGCAGTGGTGAATCTCATTAATCTAAGCTCTGACGAAAAGATTATGGCAACAATTACAACAAAAGATTTTAATGAGGATAAATCTATTGCGTTTTTTACCAAAAATGGAATCATTAAGCGCACAAATTTGAGTGAATTTAAAAATATCCGAAGTGTAGGCGTCCGAGCTATTAATTTAGACGAAAATGATGAGCTTGTTACAGCAAAAATCATCTATCCCAGCATTAAAGAAATTTTAGTCGTAACTTACGAGGGAATGTGTGTGCGTTTTGGCGTAGAAAATGTGCGTGAAATTGGGCGTGTGGCACGCGGTGTTACAGCAATTAAATTCAAAATGCCAAACGATTATGTGATTGGTGCGACTGCAATCATAGATGAAAATGAAGAGATTTTGAGTGTAAGCGAAAAAGGAATCGGTAAGCGTACAGAAGTGAATGAGTATAGAATTACGAATCGTGGAGGCAAGGGTGTGATTGCGATGAAGCTTACAGGTAAGACAGGTAAGCTTGTAGGGGTTGTCAATGTAGATGAAAAAATGGACCTTATGGTGCTTACAAGTAGTGGCAAGATGATTCGTGTAGATATGCAAAGCATTCGTAAGGCAGGACGAGCAACAAGTGGTGTGATTATCGTCAATGTAGATGACGACAAGGTTGTCTCTATTGCGCGTTGTCCTAAAGAAGAAAAGGAATCGGAAGTAAGAGAGGGTGATGAGGGCGAAGAGGCAAAATTGCTTGGAGGCGATAATTTAGAATAA
- a CDS encoding peptidylprolyl isomerase: MELKEFNPTQEEFNSMQYATIATEKGEMKFKLFPKEAPNTVANFTSLAQSGFYNHLNFHRVIRGFVAQGGCPENNGRGGPGYHIKCELENNPHKHFKGSLSMAHAGRDTGGSQFFICFAPQPHLDGEHTIFGQIAPNDKASLAVLDSIQQGDKILNITISAE; this comes from the coding sequence ATGGAATTAAAAGAATTTAATCCAACACAAGAAGAATTTAACTCAATGCAATATGCAACCATTGCAACAGAAAAAGGGGAAATGAAATTCAAACTCTTTCCCAAAGAAGCACCCAACACGGTGGCAAATTTTACAAGTCTCGCCCAAAGCGGATTCTATAATCATTTAAATTTTCACCGCGTCATTCGTGGATTTGTCGCACAAGGTGGTTGTCCTGAAAATAACGGGCGCGGAGGACCGGGCTATCATATTAAATGCGAATTAGAAAACAATCCGCACAAGCATTTCAAAGGCTCGCTCTCTATGGCGCACGCGGGAAGAGATACAGGAGGAAGTCAATTTTTTATTTGCTTTGCACCGCAACCACATCTTGACGGAGAACACACTATCTTTGGACAAATTGCTCCTAACGATAAGGCAAGCCTTGCGGTGCTAGATTCTATCCAACAAGGCGATAAGATTCTAAATATTACTATTTCCGCAGAATAA
- a CDS encoding phosphatidate cytidylyltransferase, with amino-acid sequence MPKNLKFIEPTRLYTAFFILVAILLIIFFHHPLLLWAVLGIAFIIGFYESYKLCNKITPSPLFLSFALIIWLSVYLLESPLGVFCILVLLGAYQSYTKKGAIEQMLPFIYPTIPFIFLYLLYLDNSINALIWLIVIVGLTDSFAYFGGKLLGGKLFSNPAFCPTSPNKTKEGVLVGVGIATLIGSLIGLGVCGFFASLILTFITSITSVFGDLYESYLKRKAGVKDSGSILPGHGGILDRLDGYFFAVIILYTLLQIINL; translated from the coding sequence ATGCCCAAAAATTTGAAGTTTATTGAGCCAACACGTCTTTATACAGCATTTTTTATACTTGTTGCAATCCTCTTGATTATTTTCTTTCATCACCCTTTGCTCTTATGGGCAGTGCTTGGAATAGCCTTTATCATTGGCTTTTATGAATCCTATAAACTCTGCAACAAAATAACTCCAAGCCCCCTATTCCTGTCCTTTGCGCTTATAATATGGTTAAGTGTCTATCTTTTGGAATCTCCGCTTGGTGTTTTTTGCATTTTGGTGCTTTTGGGAGCATACCAAAGTTATACTAAAAAGGGAGCAATAGAGCAAATGCTGCCCTTTATTTATCCTACGATTCCATTTATTTTCTTATATTTACTCTATTTGGACAATTCCATTAATGCCTTAATTTGGCTGATTGTCATCGTAGGGCTCACGGATAGTTTTGCCTATTTTGGAGGCAAACTCTTAGGAGGCAAACTTTTTAGCAATCCCGCTTTCTGCCCCACTTCTCCTAATAAAACCAAAGAGGGGGTGCTTGTTGGGGTTGGAATTGCAACCCTCATTGGCTCATTGATTGGGCTTGGGGTTTGTGGATTCTTTGCTTCTTTAATCCTAACATTTATTACAAGCATTACAAGCGTATTTGGCGACTTGTATGAAAGCTACTTAAAGCGCAAGGCAGGGGTAAAAGATAGTGGCTCTATTCTGCCTGGACACGGCGGAATCCTTGACCGACTAGATGGCTATTTCTTTGCTGTCATCATTCTTTATACTCTTTTACAAATTATTAACCTATGA
- the dxr gene encoding 1-deoxy-D-xylulose-5-phosphate reductoisomerase, producing the protein MIILGCSGSIGVNALEIAKRFCLEIEVLGAGKNISLLNKQISEHHPKAIAIADAQDIPKITPAFQGKIYIGKEGILQAILDSKSKLVLNALTGFLGLEPTLCAIHCGKKVALANKESLVAGGELIDISKIIPIDSEHFSLSYLLGFPKTSRPFRNLYITASGGAFRDMDLNEIPHQNALNALKHPNWQMGKKITIDSATMVNKLFEILEAYWLFGNKNIDAFIERNSHIHALVEFWDGSVVAHFANANMQLPIAYAIQLGLGLPESFLHSFHTNKAIPDSIISQLDFQNKNYQLQKIESARYPLWNLKSVLLENPKLGLVLNAANEIAVEAFLQDSISFGTMTQIVQDSMQTFNKIHFKSKEEMIALDQEVRDYTRRKL; encoded by the coding sequence ATGATTATTCTTGGTTGTAGTGGCTCTATTGGCGTCAATGCTTTAGAAATCGCCAAACGATTCTGTTTAGAAATTGAAGTGCTAGGCGCAGGAAAAAATATTTCTCTTTTAAACAAACAGATTTCAGAACATCACCCTAAAGCCATTGCGATTGCCGATGCACAAGATATTCCTAAAATTACTCCTGCATTCCAAGGAAAAATCTATATCGGCAAAGAAGGAATCCTCCAAGCAATTTTGGATTCTAAATCCAAATTAGTCCTCAATGCACTCACAGGATTTTTAGGTTTAGAACCGACACTTTGTGCAATCCATTGTGGCAAAAAAGTCGCTTTAGCCAACAAAGAAAGTCTAGTAGCTGGCGGGGAATTGATTGATATTTCAAAAATTATCCCCATTGATAGCGAACATTTTAGTCTTAGTTATTTGTTGGGATTCCCCAAAACCTCTCGTCCTTTTAGGAATCTCTACATCACTGCAAGCGGTGGGGCATTTCGCGATATGGATTTAAACGAGATTCCGCATCAAAATGCACTCAATGCCCTAAAACACCCAAATTGGCAAATGGGCAAAAAAATCACAATTGATTCGGCAACGATGGTTAATAAACTTTTTGAAATTCTAGAAGCCTATTGGCTCTTTGGAAACAAAAACATTGATGCCTTTATAGAGCGTAACTCCCACATTCACGCTCTTGTAGAGTTTTGGGACGGCAGCGTTGTGGCACATTTTGCCAATGCAAATATGCAATTACCTATTGCGTATGCAATACAGCTTGGACTTGGGTTACCTGAATCTTTTTTACATTCATTCCACACCAACAAAGCAATTCCAGATTCTATTATTTCGCAACTAGACTTTCAAAACAAAAATTATCAACTCCAAAAGATTGAAAGTGCGCGCTATCCCCTATGGAATCTCAAATCTGTATTATTGGAGAATCCTAAGCTTGGTTTAGTGCTAAATGCCGCCAATGAAATCGCCGTAGAAGCCTTTTTGCAAGATTCTATTTCTTTTGGCACAATGACACAAATTGTGCAAGATTCTATGCAAACCTTTAATAAAATCCATTTTAAAAGCAAAGAAGAAATGATTGCCTTAGACCAAGAAGTTAGGGATTATACGAGACGCAAACTTTAA